Proteins co-encoded in one Amaranthus tricolor cultivar Red isolate AtriRed21 chromosome 7, ASM2621246v1, whole genome shotgun sequence genomic window:
- the LOC130818138 gene encoding pentatricopeptide repeat-containing protein At5g08305, with the protein MLGTCINNGSFLQSLITLFDHPKPLSVLKQIHGVIIASGLSKHHQFASKLFSIFADLGNVNYTHRLLLHNPSPSVVHWNRVIKLFSASPIPNKSIKVFLEMQHYGIIPDHYTFPFIVKASARLASIKHGMSLHSLVLKSGHELDIFVQNSLIHMYTSCKDILNARKVFDEMQQKTIVTWNSMLDGYAKCGDLVKAHEIFKSMPDKDIVSWSSLIDGYVKSGDYGEALKVFERMKVGGKPKANEVTMVSVLCACSHLGALEQGKSMHRHIIKNNLTLNLKLLTSVVDMYAKCGAIEEAVVVFRSVPKDKTDVFLWNAIIGGLASHGYVQEVLNLFMEMSIIRIVPDEITYLCLLSACAHRGLVKQAWKFFEDLTRSGMKPKSEHYACMIDVMARAGQVEEAYDFLNRMPLKPTPSMLGALHSGCMSHGRLDLAEILGKQLVEVDPHHDGRYVGLSNVYAAVKCWDDAKMMRQAMDSIGVKKFPGASYIEISGALEMFIAHDKRHPKSTEVYKMVNFILRQMKKDSNCVECSILY; encoded by the coding sequence ATGTTGGGCACTTGCATTAACAATGGCAGCTTTCTTCAATCTTTGATCACCTTGTTCGATCATCCAAAACCATTATCAGTGCTTAAGCAAATCCATGGCGTTATTATAGCTTCTGGACTATCGAAACACCATCAATTTGCATCTAAACTCTTTTCAATCTTTGCAGATTTAGGCAACGTCAATTACACTCATCGTTTGTTGTTGCACAATCCCAGTCCCTCGGTTGTCCATTGGAACAGAGTCATTAAGCTTTTCTCAGCTAGCCCAAttccaaataaatcaattaaagtttttttggaaaTGCAGCACTATGGAATCATCCCTGATCATTACACATTCCCTTTTATAGTTAAGGCTTCGGCCCGCCTTGCTTCAATTAAACATGGAATGTCGTTGCATTCTCTAGTTTTGAAATCTGGACATGAATTGGATATATTTGTTCAGAATTCTTTGATTCATATGTATACTTCTTGTAAGGATATATTGAATGCAcgtaaagtgtttgatgaaatgcagCAGAAAACTATTGTGACATGGAATTCTATGCTTGATGGGTATGCTAAGTGTGGGGATTTAGTAAAGGCCCATGAAATTTTCAAGTCAATGCCTGATAAGGATATCGTGTCGTGGAGCTCTCTGATTGATGGGTATGTTAAGAGTGGTGATTATGGAGAAGCTTTGAAGGTATTTGAGAGGATGAAGGTAGGAGGGAAACCTAAGGCGAATGAGGTGACAATGGTGAGTGTTTTGTGCGCGTGTTCACATTTAGGAGCCCTTGAGCAAGGGAAATCAATGCATCGTCATATAATCAAGAATAACCTGACCTTAAATCTTAAGTTGCTCACTTCTGTTGTGGACATGTATGCAAAATGTGGAGCAATAGAGGAGGCCGTCGTTGTTTTTAGAAGTGTGCCAAAAGATAAAACTGATGTTTTCCTGTGGAATGCCATTATTGGAGGGCTTGCAAGCCATGGATATGTTCAGGAGGTGCTTAATCTGTTTATGGAAATGTCAATTATCAGAATTGTGCCCGATGAAATAACATATCTGTGTTTGTTATCCGCTTGCGCTCATAGAGGGTTGGTGAAACAAGCTTGGAAGTTTTTCGAAGATCTTACGAGAAGTGGCATGAAACCCAAGTCTGAGCATTATGCCTGTATGATAGATGTTATGGCAAGGGCAGGTCAGGTGGAAGAAGCTTATGATTTTCTGAACAGAATGCCTTTGAAGCCAACGCCTTCAATGTTGGGTGCGCTTCATAGTGGTTGTATGAGCCATGGAAGATTAGACCTTGCAGAGATACTTGGGAAACAGCTTGTCGAAGTTGATCCTCATCATGATGGAAGATATGTGGGCTTGTCCAATGTGTATGCTGCTGTCAAGTGTTGGGATGATGCAAAAATGATGAGACAAGCTATGGACAGTATAGGGGTGAAGAAGTTCCCCGGTGCTAGCTACATTGAAATTTCAGGGGCTCTTGAAATGTTTATAGCACACGATAAAAGACACCCGAAGTCAACTGAAGTCTATAAGatggtaaattttattttgaggCAAATGAAGAAGGATTCAAATTGCGTTGAATGTAGCATTTTATACTAG